DNA from Patescibacteria group bacterium:
ACTGCACCGAATGGCCGCCATCGCCCGCCCAGCGTGGCATGATATGAAAATGCATATGATCAACCTCTTGGCCTGATACACGCCCGTGATTCATGCCGAGAGTGAACGCATCGGGCCCCAGCGCGCGCTTGACCATGCCAACCACTTTTTGCACTCCTTCAAAAAAAGGGCCAACTTGTTCGCGCGGCAAATCAAGCAAAGTTTCTGCGTGTGTTTTAGGGATCA
Protein-coding regions in this window:
- a CDS encoding HIT family protein encodes the protein MDICLFCKIVKGDIPADKVYEDDMVFAFLDIHPRTPGHTMVIPKTHAETLLDLPREQVGPFFEGVQKVVGMVKRALGPDAFTLGMNHGRVSGQEVDHMHFHIMPRWAGDGGHSVQSVVSNIPTEDIKVIAEKIRSTK